The Sphaerospermopsis torques-reginae ITEP-024 genome has a window encoding:
- the thrC gene encoding threonine synthase — translation MTLSLSVAKSHRQPWPGLIEAYREYLPVSESTPVVTLLEGNTPLIPVPAIAERIGKQVQVFVKYDGLNPTGSFKDRGMTMAITKAKEAGAKAVICASTGNTSAAAAAYAKRGGMRPFVLIPDGYVALGKLAQALLYGAEVLAIKGNFDRALEIVREMADHYPITLVNSVNPYRLEGQKTGAFEVVDALGNAPDWLCIPVGNAGNITAYWMGFCQYHQAGKCDRLPKMMGFQAAGAAPLVNGQPVAHPETIATAIRIGNPASWDKAIAAQTASTGSFNAVTDEEILDAYRLLASSEGIFCEPASAASVAGLLKVKDQVPTGATVVCVLTGNGLKDPDTAIKHSHAQFKQGIPADLQAVAEAMGF, via the coding sequence GTGACTTTGAGCTTGTCTGTTGCTAAATCTCATCGCCAACCTTGGCCGGGGCTAATAGAAGCCTACCGTGAATACTTGCCTGTGAGCGAAAGTACCCCCGTGGTGACTTTGTTGGAAGGTAATACTCCTTTGATTCCTGTACCAGCGATCGCTGAACGTATTGGTAAGCAGGTGCAGGTATTTGTTAAATATGATGGTCTTAACCCCACTGGCAGTTTTAAAGACCGGGGTATGACTATGGCTATTACCAAGGCTAAGGAAGCTGGTGCTAAGGCTGTGATTTGTGCTAGTACAGGCAATACTTCCGCTGCTGCTGCTGCCTATGCTAAACGTGGAGGAATGCGCCCGTTTGTATTGATTCCTGATGGTTATGTGGCTTTGGGTAAGTTGGCTCAAGCTTTGTTATATGGGGCGGAAGTTTTAGCTATTAAAGGAAATTTTGACCGGGCTTTAGAAATTGTCCGGGAAATGGCGGATCATTATCCGATTACTTTGGTAAATTCTGTCAATCCTTACCGCTTGGAAGGTCAGAAAACAGGGGCTTTTGAAGTGGTGGATGCGTTGGGTAATGCTCCTGATTGGTTGTGTATTCCCGTGGGAAATGCGGGAAATATCACAGCATATTGGATGGGTTTTTGTCAATATCATCAGGCAGGAAAATGCGATCGCTTACCGAAAATGATGGGTTTCCAAGCTGCTGGTGCTGCACCTTTGGTAAATGGTCAACCAGTGGCACATCCTGAAACTATAGCAACTGCGATTAGAATTGGTAATCCTGCGAGTTGGGATAAGGCGATCGCCGCTCAAACCGCTAGTACAGGTAGTTTTAACGCTGTTACAGATGAGGAAATTCTCGACGCTTATCGACTTTTAGCGTCATCAGAAGGTATTTTCTGTGAACCTGCCAGCGCCGCTTCTGTAGCTGGGTTGTTAAAGGTGAAAGATCAAGTTCCTACTGGTGCGACAGTGGTTTGTGTTCTCACTGGTAATGGTTTGAAAGATCCAGATACAGCCATTAAACACAGTCATGCTCAGTTTAAACAGGGTATACCCGCAGATTTGCAAGCGGTAGCTGAGGCTATGGGTTTTTAA